A stretch of Cytobacillus sp. IB215665 DNA encodes these proteins:
- a CDS encoding NUDIX domain-containing protein yields the protein MEWEESYLGNLRTFVGNQKLIIPSVRAIIENEDGKILFVERSGEGKWGMPAGSIELNESIHECLVREVKEETGLYVLSSKAIAVYTNQKYSNKNKYGDEYQLFEFLFLVDKWTGSIKKNTYETSNAKFFSPNNLPTCTNEFWTSFHKDVIADLKLFKVNSQFILK from the coding sequence ATGGAATGGGAAGAATCGTATTTAGGGAATCTTAGGACATTTGTGGGGAATCAAAAATTAATTATTCCGTCTGTGAGAGCAATTATTGAAAACGAAGATGGAAAAATTTTGTTTGTAGAAAGATCAGGTGAAGGTAAGTGGGGGATGCCTGCTGGTTCGATTGAATTAAATGAATCTATTCATGAATGTTTAGTTAGAGAAGTGAAAGAAGAAACCGGTCTATATGTACTTTCTTCAAAAGCAATTGCAGTCTATACAAACCAAAAATACTCAAATAAAAATAAATACGGGGATGAATATCAACTGTTTGAGTTCTTGTTTTTAGTTGATAAGTGGACAGGATCAATAAAGAAAAATACCTACGAAACAAGTAACGCAAAGTTTTTTAGTCCTAATAATCTACCAACGTGTACAAATGAATTTTGGACATCGTTCCATAAAGATGTTATAGCTGATTTGAAGCTTTTTAAAGTGAACTCGCAATTTATTCTTAAGTAA
- a CDS encoding GNAT family N-acetyltransferase codes for MDIKLDDLTGTEITSLIEEHVHNMGVHYPDDINYGFNIEDLKKPEITFWSAWEQNELVGCGALIELDSQHGELKSMKTVPSHLRKGVAKQILEHIIEEAKKRGYIRLSLGTGVMEAFEAARKLYENYGFEYCKPFSDYEDDPYSVFMTKEL; via the coding sequence TTGGATATTAAACTTGATGACTTAACAGGCACTGAAATAACTTCATTAATAGAAGAGCATGTCCATAACATGGGGGTTCATTACCCAGACGATATTAATTATGGTTTTAATATAGAAGATTTAAAAAAACCTGAAATTACATTTTGGAGTGCATGGGAACAAAATGAATTAGTTGGTTGTGGAGCACTTATAGAACTTGACTCTCAGCACGGGGAATTAAAATCTATGAAAACAGTTCCTTCACATTTACGTAAAGGAGTTGCCAAGCAAATACTTGAACATATAATTGAAGAAGCTAAGAAACGAGGTTATATACGGCTAAGTTTAGGGACCGGTGTTATGGAAGCTTTTGAAGCTGCTCGTAAACTCTATGAAAATTATGGATTTGAATATTGCAAGCCATTTTCAGATTACGAAGATGATCCATATAGTGTATTTATGACAAAAGAATTATGA
- a CDS encoding NAD(P)H-dependent oxidoreductase has product MNTLIIYTHPNHNSLSYAFLQKIIEGSKENPHVTDLKVIDLYEEKFTPQLIFNEDKLRRDMHTDADLEKYRKQILWADKIVFVYPIWWGRPPAMLLGFIDRVFASNFAYKNKGRLGMAEGLLKGKSVVCVSTMKGPTNYPLIFLNNVHKVLMKKAIMNFVGIKKVKFFEFGNMESQEGRQSQKLNKTYRYFQKVSN; this is encoded by the coding sequence ATGAACACTCTTATTATTTATACACACCCAAATCATAACAGCTTATCCTATGCATTTTTGCAAAAAATTATAGAAGGAAGTAAAGAGAATCCACATGTTACTGATTTAAAAGTAATAGATTTATATGAAGAAAAATTTACTCCTCAGCTTATATTTAATGAAGATAAATTAAGGAGAGATATGCATACTGATGCTGATCTAGAGAAGTATAGAAAACAAATATTGTGGGCAGATAAAATTGTTTTTGTTTATCCAATTTGGTGGGGAAGGCCTCCTGCAATGCTCTTAGGATTTATTGATCGAGTGTTTGCTTCTAATTTTGCTTATAAAAATAAGGGACGACTAGGGATGGCAGAAGGACTTTTAAAAGGAAAATCAGTAGTCTGTGTTTCTACAATGAAGGGGCCTACGAATTATCCACTTATTTTCTTAAATAATGTTCATAAAGTATTAATGAAGAAAGCAATAATGAATTTTGTAGGCATCAAAAAAGTAAAATTCTTTGAATTTGGTAATATGGAGAGTCAAGAAGGTAGACAATCACAAAAGTTAAATAAAACGTATCGCTACTTTCAAAAAGTATCAAATTAG